From the Anguilla rostrata isolate EN2019 chromosome 5, ASM1855537v3, whole genome shotgun sequence genome, the window actgtactgagagagaggttaatacagtacattaacactgtactgagagagagggtcaatacagtacattaacactgtactgagagagagggttaatacagtacattaacactgtactgagagagggggttaatacagtacattaacactgtactgagagagagggttaatacagtacattaacactgcactgagagagagggttaatataGTACATTACCCCAGACAATAGACAACAATAGCTGTCTACTCTGGCACGCTActcagcaactgaatgacccATGCTTTGATACGAATTTCCCAATAAAGCACTATCGAAACTAATTTCacatcacacaaaattaattcattgcaattgtgatgaagttgataaagcctttagggtggggatgaataattgtggacgCTGTTTTTAAGAAATGATAGGCTTAGAACTCGGCAGTGTTTACACCAGCAACatatttttaggttttctcTGAAAGTGAGGCTGTGAATCAGCTGAATAAAGCAGTTaactgtgtgtaatgtgtgcgtgCGGTCCCAGGAAACCACCAAAGCTGCACTATTTTCTGTAATATTCTAGTACTTGGTATGTCCTCCATTACTTTTAAGTACTGCACTGACCCTTCTTAGCATTGAGTGTACATGTTCACGACATATTGTCACATCTATCCTGTTCCACTCCTGGAGGCTGACCTTGAGTGGCTTGATGTTTGATGGGGAGTGCTGCTCAACTTGGATCTTCAACATTACCCACTGGTGCTCAATATGGTTGAGGTCGGATGACATACTTAGCCATTTCATGTGTTTATTGGCCTCAATCTTCCGACCCTGCTGGCCTTCATCCACCCACTCTACGTCTTCCTCCACTGCAGACGGGCCGCACATCAGCGCAGTTTAAACTCCTAACTGCTGTTTGCACGCGATGCCAGCCCCTGGGGCCTGGCTTCTTTCTGAGAACGTTCTGGAGAATGTTGGGCCTGGCTTCTATCTGAGAACGTTCCGGAGAATGTTGCACCTGTCTTCTGAGAACGTTCTGGAGAATGTTGGGCCTGACTTCTGTCTGAGAACGTTCTGGAGAATGTTGGGCCTGGCTTCTGTCTGAGAACGTTCTGGAGAATGTTGGGCCTGGCTTCTGTCTGAGAACATTCTGGAGAATGTTGGGCCTGGCTTCTGAGAACGTTCTGGAGAATGTTGGGCCTGGCTACTGAGAACGTTCCGGAGAATGTTGCGCCTGGGTTCTTTCTGAGAATGTTCTGGAGAATGTTGGGCCTGGCTTCTATCTGAGAACGTTCTGGAGAATGTTGGGCCTGGCTTCTATCTGAGAACATTTTGAAGAATGTTGGGCCTGGCCTCTATCTGAGAACGTTCTGGAGAATGTTGGGCCTGGCTTCTATCAGAGAACGTTCTGGAGAATGTTGGGCCTGGCTTCTATCTGAGAATGTTTCGGAGAATGTTGGGTCTGGCCTCGGTACGGATGCTAGCACCGGCGTTTCGCTGCAGGAATGTATGAcacggcgtgtgtgtgtgcagtaccaCTCTCACTGAAGTACAGGAACGTAATGCTCAATCGGAGATGGTTCTGATCGAAGGTGCACTTGGGATTTTATCACTAAATGTCCACCTGTGGTGAATCACGTGCTGTCAGGACAGCAGCGATATCAGGTCAGGTGTCTGTGCCGAATTCTACCATGACCCGAAAAGACACATGGTCAGGGGGAATCTACTGCTTTAGCACACAGCAGCGGCTGATATTCCACCCGGATACACACTGACtatttttctgcagaaataaatgccAAGTCAGTGTACAGTTAATCCAAGCCTGGTTTGGTGCGTCTGTCCCTGGCAAATATGTGCTGATAAATAAACATGAGAACAGTAGTTCTCTTTGCAAATTGCTCTTTTTGTGATTGAATTCTGTAacctccctttcttttttccccctttttgccTGAGTCATCAGTTTGGAGTGGGCTGGGCAGGGCGTGACCTGAGATAGTCTGCCTTCAATCAAGTGTTAACTGCGCTATTTAGCGCTATTTGTGTCATCAGTGTCTATAAAAGCCCTGCAAGTCATTAGTAAATATGACCCATTGGGTTCTTTGGCTCGTCTCCAGAGGGAAACCCTCTTTAGTTCTTAATGGAATTCTCTATTGtgggtgtgaaaagtgtgaacgTCCCAGAATGGACCATTTTGCCTGAGAAAAGAACCCTTAATACAAACGGGGTTCCTCTATGATGGCCGACAGTGATGTTTAGAAGTTACACTCACACGTAAAAAGTCAGATTGATTACTTAATACCGTGGACAGGCTGCTCCTGGAGAGAGAACGGTCTCTGAACTTCAGTGCAGCCCAGGCACCCTAAAGCCATTTCTTCACTTCTCCTTTACTTGCATGCTGTCCACCCTGATTATGCATTTTGTTCCCTGTATTCAGACAGAGGTTACACAGAGAGGGGATCACAGTACAGGAAGTGCCATggtggggaatcgaacccacaGCCATGCAGAGGCATTTGTAGATGCAGTTAGCTTTTCGACAGCATTATACGGTCTCCCTGCTTGTTCTTAAAAATTCATACCGTTTTCACAAAACTGTAAATATACAATTTGTATTGACGTCGTTCTTGGACTCCTTTAAATAATGACATGCTGGATAAATTCTATAAACTAATTTAAATGACACCTTTCTAATCTTACTTAGAAGCTGATAGGTCCTACTTCTGGGACAAGAGGCATACTTCCCTACAGCACACCGATTTATCACTCAAAGAAATTCCAGTACGACATTACATATGGATTAGACGCCATTCGCAAAGCTGGACTGGTGGTGCAGGTCCCGCACCTATACGGGCACCGAGAGTCCGGTACTCTATCGTTTCCCAACATTTGAACTACTCCAGCAATCGGGCTCCCGTGCCACACTTTCCACTATTCTGTAAAAACGTAACCTAAGCCTGAGAAGAGACTACGCATGAAACGGACATGCAATCTATGAGAGTAATTACGGTAAATACCAAATGCCCACCCCGACAGAATATTTCGTGAGAAACCATTGTTTCCAGACATATGTAACCTGTTCATTTTCCACCAAAACGCAGACGTATAAAACAGACACACTAGCGGCTACTGAAACAGCAAATTGTCCAAACGGTTTAACTTTGTCATTCCTAATTCATATTGCTCACAACGTTTCCATATCAATGATATTTGAGAGGGTCGCTGTGATATTTGCATATAGCCAGTGTGCTAGCTACAATGTCTAATTCTGCGGTTTTTCAAACACAGTTAGCTTCCGTTATTGATACGATGGCAAAAACTGCCATTACAGAGATTGTCAAACTAGTAGACGATTACTCTGCTATTTTACGGTGGGAAATGTACCGAAGCCAGAGTGAAAACGAAGGACTGAGGAAAAAATTAGAAGCAATGGAGAATGAGAGCCTGATGACCCGCGGAGAGAGTACAGCCGGAGCTCTAGATGATACTGCGAACGACCGCTCTGCCGGAACTCCAATTAGCGATACATCCCGTGGGCCAGGCGCGAGAAAGGTCTCAGAGTTTGGTAAGTTTTTGACCCCCCAGTAGTGCTGAGCAATTAACCGTCATTTTGGTGTTTTCTggtgattaaataattaatcgaTTGACTTCAGTTGGATTATTTGAATTGTCTTAATTCGGTGGATAAACTGATTTTCTCCAAACTCGGTGTGGTAGTTTTTTTAAGTTGTAGTTTTTAGAAGGCAGTTACTCAACACAGTTTGCGCACACATAAGTATCGtaataactacaatgaccatAATCCATTGTGCCTACAGACACTCAAGTGACTTGATAGTGTggaaaccagagactgtaaaaaacaCAGAGCCAGTACTCGCAGAACACGAGCGATAGAGCTGGATTGAAGTGGTATAGGCCTTCTGCGCGGCTGTAACCAACAAAACTTACATATTCCAGCACTTCAAACAAGCGGGGAGTTTTTACTCAGCAGAATGTTATACCCGCCTCGAAATGGGTCTAATGATTTTTCAACCTTGCTAGTTAACTTGCTAACGTATCTCGCGAGGAATACTGAAAGCAGTAGTCTGGTAACGTCGTAACGTTCACCTGCCAAAGAGAAAATGTCTTTACTTCCAGGTCCAATAGTTTATAAAAAGGGAGATAAATTATAAAGCCagcaaataaaagaatgaaatatacacTCCTGCAGGTGATTTGCTGTAATATATGTAAAATCTAAAGTTTTTTCAAGCTCTTTTTTTAGAGTTAGAgtttaacatttcaataaataaaaaaatattcaaaaataatttcattccATGGTAGGctacatggaaaaaaataaataaataaaaaataaaggttgaGTGCCCGGCGCTGCTTTAGTCCGGAATTGAACAATGTCTCCCTCCTGTGGCAGACGGTGGGAACGTCCTCTTTCCGGGTGAAGGCTTTGCGAATCAGGTTTGCGATGGGAGGGGAGATGGGGAGCGACCGTACGGAGGAGAAACTGCGTTGCACAATGCTTTCCTGAAGGATGAGGTCGGTGCAGCATCACTTCCTACTTCAGATTTTTTACctcgtctgtttttttttgtgtaaggACCACCTGTGGGAACACACGccgctgtttaggctcaatttttcgctgtcagaaatggacttgcgtccgtagcaacggtaaccggaaacatagtatccctacatccggttttggtcgccatcttgtgaaaggCCTATGGGGCAGACTGTCTCCAGGTTTAATGCCAAATTCTGCTACCCATTGTTTTATTAGCCCGGTAATTTGTTTCATTGGATGCtttttggaaacaaaaataattcgTTAGAAACAACAGGACAAAACACAATGGCTTATCATGAATAGCAGTGTTTGTACCCGTTGTGCAATATGATTGCTGGATAACTGTCTGGGGGAAAAATTGATCAGAGTTGTTCAGTCGGAAGGATTAGTCTTTGGCTATAATGCGTAAATGTAACTATACATAGATATACCTGGATtaaaagaaattacaaaaatagaTTACTTAAGTAAAAAATAAGTTAGGCTACTGGTATGTAATGTTAGTTCAATTAAGGAAATTCCCTTGATGAACTGAATGACGTGCAGAATGTATTCTATGAGTTTTCATTTAATGCACTGAAGTTCAgtgtatttctcatttttctatTGAATagactgaatttaaatggaacTGACCCCTAGCCCTGTTCGCTATGTGTTGGTCTAATGCAGCTTGTGGTGTTTCTTAGAGGAGttattgtaaaaataatgaagaaaggCTGTTGAGTAATTATCTTTCCCTCACTCCTGCAGCCTGCAGTGTTGTCGGCCAATGAGCCGGAGTTGCTTATTATCAAGCAGGAAGGACCTGAGGAAGAATTCAGGAGCAGCGATGCAGGAGGACAGCGGGAGGCTGGCCAGGACAGGACGTGGGAAGAACAGGGTAGATTCTGATGAGACGTGAGAAAAGTAAAGTGCaggaaaggtttaaaaaaacctgcagagcGCTGCACACCAACTGGCCTTGTGTCTtggggttccccccccccagtacagaTCCTGGGCGTCCCCCAGATCAGATCATGAGGGTCCCCCAATCCAGATCACGGGGGTCCCCCAGTCCAGATCATGGGGGTTCTCCAGTCCAAAAACATTaatgtgttacatttttccTCAATATGTTGATGTTTGTGCTCATCTACCTCTTCCATGAATGAGGAAACTtggttgcagtttgcatttttgctataatgtaatatattggcATCAAGTGAAATAGACAGAAAATTATTGGCCCCAATATTTCCCTATGATGCACCTTTAATAGCAATGGAGCACTGTTCTTGATTGGCTAGAAATGATGAACATGTGTAAGATGATGATGCAGTGTTTCCCCTCCCTAGGAACCTTGCAGTGCCCCACCCTCCCTGTTGCCAGGAAACAGGCTCCTGAGCAGCACTGTGAggaggagtgggcggggcattatccaccagcagagggcgccgaGGAGctgccacacgcacacaggacCGGACCCTGCGGGGACCAGATCAGCGGCTTTCAGTCTGCGAGGCGCAAGCCCGAAATACATGGGGTGCAGAACCCCAGGGTATATGGGGGCTGTGAGCAGAACGGGGGGAGTCTGGCCAGCCTGCA encodes:
- the LOC135255972 gene encoding zinc finger protein 436-like translates to MSNSAVFQTQLASVIDTMAKTAITEIVKLVDDYSAILRWEMYRSQSENEGLRKKLEAMENESLMTRGESTAGALDDTANDRSAGTPISDTSRGPGARKVSEFDGGNVLFPGEGFANQVCDGRGDGERPYGGETALHNAFLKDEPAVLSANEPELLIIKQEGPEEEFRSSDAGGQREAGQDRTWEEQGTLQCPTLPVARKQAPEQHCEEEWAGHYPPAEGAEELPHAHRTGPCGDQISGFQSARRKPEIHGVQNPRVYGGCEQNGGSLASLHSEFRMYDRAGAHSSDTEADDLAFCYTMHQQGALQAYGPTGEQPALNKGTAESNPESNSGTPGRTPRAEKQLSCMYCGKSFPYLSYLKRHLQNHTGERPHRCTQCGRCFIRRSHLVRHQQVHTGVKPFDCALCGRRFARLSHLDRHLSTHV